The Candidatus Pelagibacter sp. IMCC9063 genome has a window encoding:
- the egtD gene encoding L-histidine N(alpha)-methyltransferase codes for MKSFLKEASLGLSKKNKKLSSKWFYDFHGSKLFEQITKLEEYYPTRTERKILKDNKIEIANRIGKSAVLIEPGAGDIKKIAIFLSNLDKPKKFIPLDISEDYMTKISQSFKRKFPKVAITPKGYDFSGNNKLPFKINSSENIIIFFPGSTIGNFEKKDAVKFLKMLKSKFKAKKIIIGVDLVKDIPTLISAYDDKKGVTAKFNKNILQRINTELGGDVNLNSYKHLAIYNKSKKRIEMRLKSKNNNTIRINGSKYLIKKNEEIHTENSHKYTIKSFKNLANEAGWKIEKTWVDNKKLFSVHCLNLAL; via the coding sequence ATGAAATCTTTTTTAAAAGAAGCAAGTCTCGGTTTAAGTAAGAAAAACAAGAAGTTAAGTTCTAAATGGTTTTATGACTTTCATGGATCAAAACTTTTTGAACAAATTACTAAGTTAGAAGAATATTACCCAACACGAACAGAAAGAAAAATTTTAAAAGATAATAAAATTGAAATTGCCAATAGGATAGGTAAGAGCGCAGTTTTAATTGAACCTGGAGCTGGAGACATCAAAAAAATAGCTATTTTTCTTAGCAACTTAGATAAGCCAAAAAAATTCATACCCTTAGATATTTCTGAAGATTATATGACCAAAATATCTCAAAGTTTTAAAAGGAAATTTCCAAAAGTAGCTATTACTCCAAAAGGGTATGACTTTTCGGGAAATAACAAACTACCTTTTAAGATTAATTCATCGGAAAATATAATCATTTTTTTCCCGGGATCAACCATTGGTAATTTTGAAAAAAAAGATGCTGTTAAATTTTTAAAAATGCTTAAATCAAAATTTAAAGCAAAAAAAATTATCATTGGTGTTGACTTGGTTAAAGATATTCCTACTCTAATTTCCGCTTACGATGATAAAAAAGGCGTAACTGCAAAATTTAACAAAAATATATTACAAAGAATAAACACTGAATTGGGTGGAGATGTAAACTTAAATTCCTATAAACATTTAGCGATATACAATAAATCAAAAAAAAGAATTGAGATGAGATTAAAATCCAAAAATAATAACACTATTAGAATCAATGGTTCAAAATATTTAATTAAAAAAAATGAAGAGATTCACACCGAGAATTCTCATAAATACACGATTAAATCCTTCAAAAACTTAGCTAACGAAGCTGGATGGAAAATTGAGAAAACTTGGGTTGATAACAAAAAACTTTTTAGTGTTCACTGTTTAAATCTAGCTCTATAG
- a CDS encoding Bug family tripartite tricarboxylate transporter substrate binding protein, producing the protein MKNLIKIVSLFTLSFFILGNQAFAEFPEKEIKVIVNYGAGGGVDRTARSLQKFLPKAFGKTVIVENHKGAGGKIGLKKFMAEPRDGYSILTAFAPATTYVKFKDSKVFKTDDLDIINIQWVDPAIIYARKDTGWKNIDDMIKAVKANPGKYSFGSSGKGSVGPVLSRVLFKELGLDVKMVPYKGGGKTRKAFIAGEVHMSAAGSGGALKAKKHAVVLGAFMKGSVPGWDKAQPINKLLKKYGYKVKVPYGGAYRFHALHKDVKKNYPKRYKKIISAYKKTTKSNKDFIAFADKTKVGRDWLGPRKSNKLYRKVDKEFTDIMSKY; encoded by the coding sequence ATGAAAAATTTAATTAAAATAGTATCGTTATTTACTTTATCATTTTTTATTCTTGGAAATCAGGCTTTTGCTGAATTTCCAGAAAAAGAGATTAAAGTAATTGTAAACTATGGAGCTGGTGGTGGAGTTGATCGTACTGCTAGATCATTACAGAAGTTTTTACCAAAAGCATTTGGTAAGACAGTCATTGTTGAAAATCACAAAGGAGCAGGTGGTAAAATTGGATTGAAAAAATTTATGGCAGAGCCTAGGGATGGCTATTCTATTTTGACAGCCTTTGCACCAGCTACAACTTATGTTAAATTCAAAGACTCCAAGGTTTTTAAAACCGATGATCTTGATATAATCAATATTCAATGGGTAGATCCTGCTATTATTTATGCAAGAAAAGATACTGGCTGGAAAAATATTGATGATATGATTAAGGCTGTAAAAGCCAATCCGGGCAAATACTCATTTGGTTCAAGCGGAAAAGGTTCTGTAGGACCAGTGCTGTCTAGAGTTTTGTTTAAAGAACTAGGACTGGATGTTAAAATGGTACCTTACAAAGGTGGTGGAAAAACTAGGAAAGCATTTATTGCTGGTGAAGTACATATGTCAGCTGCTGGATCTGGTGGAGCATTAAAAGCCAAAAAACATGCAGTAGTGCTTGGAGCATTTATGAAGGGCAGCGTTCCTGGATGGGATAAAGCTCAACCTATAAATAAGTTATTAAAAAAATATGGATATAAAGTAAAGGTTCCGTATGGAGGTGCTTACAGATTTCATGCATTGCATAAGGACGTTAAAAAAAACTATCCGAAAAGATATAAAAAAATTATATCTGCCTATAAAAAAACTACCAAGTCAAACAAAGACTTCATAGCTTTTGCTGACAAAACAAAAGTTGGTAGAGACTGGTTAGGTCCTAGAAAGTCAAATAAATTGTACAGAAAAGTCGATAAAGAATTTACCGACATAATGAGTAAATATTAA
- a CDS encoding DEAD/DEAH box helicase has product MQNFQELNLNKNLNASLVKMKFDTPTPIQIKSIPIILEQKDILASAQTGTGKTAAFCIPMIEMIATKKINRAIILVPTRELAKQVNDVIEKLLFQQSVIKSVCLVGGEPMNKQLRRLKTKPQIVVGTPGRVNDHLKRKSLLLNKVDLLILDEMDRMLDMGFSIQIDEIIKFLPKQKQTLMFSATIAPSIERLSKKYLNNAERVSVAAANATLITIKQEVINLRQEDKYNTLVEQVKTKHGSTLVFVKTKHNAKKLAKNLEKEGFESDSLHGNLRQNKRNQVIAKFRANKIHVLVATDIAARGLDIPHIEHVVNFDLPQQAEDFIHRMGRTGRAGASGTAWSFVTPSDKRKWHEIEKILNPGLKSSSDSKRSGGRRDDYSKKRPFKRGGPRDGFRSDKGGKSSFRDKKKTSFRRDDKKESSFKRSDKKDFSSRKPAEFRSEGKKSKPKNAGYGRKTPSSDRPKRGNGFGNREDRAPSFKPRSSSKESFAEKGKSDFSEKRKKGSGFHDRKKAGFKKSEGKFPGEKKGSFDRKSKGGKSSVSRKKSGFKPGGKKTFKKKF; this is encoded by the coding sequence ATGCAAAATTTTCAAGAATTGAATTTAAATAAGAATCTTAATGCTTCTTTAGTTAAAATGAAGTTTGATACTCCTACACCAATTCAAATAAAATCGATTCCAATTATTTTAGAGCAAAAAGATATTTTAGCATCTGCACAAACAGGCACTGGAAAAACAGCAGCATTTTGTATTCCCATGATTGAGATGATTGCTACCAAAAAAATTAATAGAGCAATTATTTTAGTTCCTACACGTGAGCTAGCAAAGCAAGTTAACGATGTTATCGAAAAATTATTATTTCAACAGAGTGTTATTAAAAGTGTTTGTTTGGTAGGCGGAGAGCCCATGAACAAACAATTAAGAAGATTAAAAACTAAGCCACAAATAGTAGTGGGAACTCCAGGTAGAGTGAATGACCACTTAAAAAGGAAATCTTTACTATTAAACAAAGTGGATCTTTTAATTTTAGATGAAATGGATCGAATGTTAGACATGGGTTTTAGTATCCAAATTGATGAAATTATTAAATTTCTGCCAAAACAAAAACAAACTTTAATGTTTTCGGCAACGATCGCACCTTCTATAGAAAGACTATCTAAAAAATATTTAAATAATGCAGAGAGAGTAAGCGTTGCTGCAGCCAATGCTACATTGATTACTATTAAGCAAGAAGTCATTAACTTAAGACAAGAAGATAAATACAATACTTTAGTTGAGCAAGTAAAAACAAAACACGGATCCACGCTAGTATTTGTGAAGACAAAACATAATGCAAAAAAATTAGCCAAAAATTTAGAAAAAGAAGGATTTGAATCAGACTCTTTGCATGGAAATTTAAGACAAAATAAAAGAAACCAAGTTATTGCTAAATTTAGAGCAAATAAAATTCATGTCTTAGTTGCAACAGACATTGCTGCGAGAGGATTGGATATTCCTCATATTGAGCATGTAGTAAATTTTGATTTACCTCAACAAGCAGAAGATTTTATTCATCGCATGGGAAGAACCGGAAGAGCAGGAGCGAGCGGCACTGCCTGGAGTTTTGTAACACCAAGTGACAAGAGAAAATGGCACGAAATTGAAAAAATTTTAAATCCTGGATTAAAAAGTTCATCCGATTCAAAACGATCAGGTGGACGTAGAGATGATTATAGCAAGAAGAGACCTTTTAAAAGAGGCGGACCTAGAGATGGGTTTCGTTCTGATAAAGGTGGAAAATCCAGTTTTCGCGATAAGAAAAAAACTAGCTTTAGAAGAGATGATAAAAAAGAGAGTAGCTTTAAAAGAAGTGATAAAAAAGATTTCTCAAGCAGAAAACCAGCTGAGTTTAGATCTGAAGGAAAAAAATCAAAACCAAAAAACGCAGGGTATGGAAGAAAAACACCTTCTAGCGATAGACCTAAAAGAGGAAATGGCTTTGGCAATAGAGAAGATAGAGCACCTTCTTTTAAGCCTAGATCTAGTAGTAAAGAAAGTTTTGCAGAAAAAGGTAAGTCAGACTTTTCTGAGAAACGAAAAAAAGGCAGTGGTTTTCACGATAGAAAGAAAGCTGGTTTTAAAAAATCTGAAGGTAAATTTCCAGGAGAAAAAAAAGGGTCTTTTGATAGAAAATCAAAAGGTGGAAAATCCTCTGTTTCTCGCAAAAAGAGTGGATTTAAACCTGGTGGCAAAAAAACTTTTAAAAAAAAATTTTAG
- the mnmA gene encoding tRNA 2-thiouridine(34) synthase MnmA → MSLSTHTNTNSINSLGFAKAPEETKVVVAMSGGVDSSTVAGLLKEQNYHVIGITLQLYDYGKIGKTSGTCCAGKDIYDAKRVSEQLNIEHHVFNYESLFKEEVIEKFADSYLKGETPIPCVSCNQTVKFRDLFKSAKKLGADALVTGHYVKRLGNLNQSKMYQPVDANRDQSYFLFSTTQEQLDYLRFPLADLPKQETRDLAKKMNLSVADKPDSQDICFVPNGNYKSVIEKLRPESYDPGNIVDLEGKVLGRHNGIINFTIGQRKGIKVGGQEEAIFVIKINPETKDVIVGSRQDLNITKIQVKEINFLCDPKELEGNFFIKVRSTGRLLPCRVSDSATSVTLQAGESGVSPGQACVFYRKDDKGMRVYGGGWIVSTS, encoded by the coding sequence ATGTCTTTATCAACTCACACAAACACAAACTCAATCAATTCCTTAGGATTTGCAAAAGCACCAGAGGAGACAAAAGTGGTAGTAGCAATGTCAGGAGGGGTAGACTCTTCTACTGTCGCTGGTTTGCTGAAAGAACAAAATTATCATGTAATTGGCATTACTCTACAATTGTATGATTATGGAAAGATTGGAAAAACTTCAGGAACATGTTGTGCTGGAAAAGATATTTACGATGCCAAAAGAGTCAGTGAGCAATTAAATATTGAGCATCATGTATTTAATTATGAAAGTTTGTTCAAAGAAGAAGTTATTGAGAAATTTGCAGATAGCTATTTGAAAGGAGAAACGCCCATTCCCTGTGTTAGTTGCAATCAAACGGTAAAGTTTAGAGATCTATTTAAATCAGCAAAAAAGTTAGGAGCAGATGCTTTAGTAACAGGTCATTATGTAAAACGTCTTGGTAATTTAAACCAATCTAAAATGTATCAACCTGTAGATGCCAATAGAGATCAGAGTTATTTCTTATTTTCTACTACGCAAGAACAGTTAGATTATTTACGCTTCCCTTTAGCAGATCTTCCTAAGCAAGAAACAAGAGATCTTGCCAAAAAAATGAATTTATCAGTTGCGGATAAACCAGATAGCCAAGACATTTGTTTTGTTCCCAATGGTAATTACAAATCTGTAATTGAAAAGTTAAGACCCGAGTCATATGATCCTGGCAACATAGTTGACTTAGAAGGAAAAGTTTTAGGAAGGCACAATGGAATTATTAATTTTACTATCGGGCAAAGAAAAGGAATTAAAGTAGGTGGACAGGAGGAAGCAATCTTTGTTATTAAAATTAATCCTGAAACCAAAGATGTGATAGTAGGTTCTAGACAGGATTTGAACATTACAAAGATCCAGGTAAAAGAAATAAATTTTCTTTGTGACCCTAAAGAACTTGAGGGAAATTTTTTTATTAAAGTAAGGTCTACTGGAAGATTGTTACCATGCCGAGTGAGTGACAGCGCGACATCAGTGACTTTGCAAGCAGGAGAGTCTGGAGTTTCTCCAGGTCAAGCATGCGTATTTTATAGGAAAGATGATAAGGGGATGAGGGTATACGGCGGTGGATGGATTGTATCCACTTCTTAA
- a CDS encoding class I SAM-dependent methyltransferase, with amino-acid sequence MKAINSQKGLNSIWTDSLSRNLCPDGNALVDHLRTVHQEHTGFTEACASSCRDETGRNSYEWLAELVPDNEGLRVLDLACGSGPLLKILFDRNKNLNLKGIDMCPEELVLAKTRLINSGVNLIESKAQNLTAINNNSIDIVLCHWALTLMDPIGPVLDEVRRVLTPEGRFAALVDGPMNTAPGYSEVHDLIYSYVQEEIPSYGEIDLGDPRIRGSESLSNLVHKTFPEAYVTIETNVVSMEGPVTQVAEIAAGFFYAAFVLKSEKRKLMITSLSNLLAISKESTDGERQGRFSMPISRLLVMPDIK; translated from the coding sequence ATGAAAGCTATAAATAGTCAGAAGGGACTAAATTCAATCTGGACTGATAGTCTTTCTCGTAATTTATGTCCTGATGGCAATGCTTTAGTTGATCATTTAAGAACTGTCCACCAAGAACATACTGGATTTACAGAAGCATGTGCAAGTTCTTGTCGTGATGAAACTGGACGTAATAGTTATGAATGGCTAGCTGAACTTGTGCCTGATAATGAGGGTTTACGTGTATTAGATCTTGCCTGTGGGTCAGGGCCATTATTAAAAATCTTATTTGATCGCAATAAAAATTTAAATTTAAAAGGTATAGACATGTGTCCTGAAGAATTGGTATTAGCTAAGACTCGTCTTATAAACAGCGGAGTTAATCTCATTGAATCAAAAGCACAAAATTTGACAGCAATCAATAATAACTCTATCGACATAGTGTTATGTCATTGGGCTTTAACATTAATGGACCCGATAGGTCCTGTGTTAGATGAAGTCAGACGAGTTTTAACTCCTGAGGGTCGGTTTGCAGCATTAGTTGATGGGCCAATGAATACAGCACCTGGCTACTCAGAGGTACACGATTTAATTTATAGCTATGTTCAAGAAGAAATACCTAGTTATGGAGAGATTGATTTAGGTGATCCAAGAATACGAGGATCTGAAAGCCTAAGCAATCTTGTACACAAGACTTTTCCAGAAGCATATGTAACTATCGAAACAAATGTTGTCTCTATGGAGGGACCAGTTACGCAAGTAGCTGAAATTGCAGCAGGATTTTTCTATGCTGCATTTGTCTTAAAGTCAGAAAAAAGAAAATTAATGATTACAAGTCTATCTAACTTACTTGCAATATCCAAAGAAAGCACTGATGGTGAAAGACAAGGACGATTTTCAATGCCAATTAGTCGTCTTTTAGTTATGCCTGATATAAAATGA
- a CDS encoding LysE family translocator — translation MISIELTVALIAYYFVMFVTPGPNNIMLTTSGIKYGFKRTIPHILGIPLGHFFQISLVSLGLGTLFQTYPLIQQTLKIAGCLYLFFLAYKMFGSLNIKKNTKESGRPLKFYEASLFQILNPKAWVVAITAVSVFFPKDEHFVTGIFYLASIAPIVCLPSISIWALFGSGIRTFVSYPRVKQIIEIVMAFLLLATGVMILI, via the coding sequence ATGATCAGCATTGAATTGACCGTAGCATTAATTGCATATTATTTTGTAATGTTTGTTACCCCAGGACCCAATAATATAATGCTCACCACTTCTGGAATTAAATATGGATTTAAAAGAACTATTCCACATATTTTAGGAATTCCATTAGGGCATTTTTTTCAAATTTCTTTAGTTTCTTTAGGACTTGGAACTTTGTTTCAAACTTATCCTCTTATTCAACAAACTTTAAAAATAGCAGGATGTCTGTATTTATTTTTTTTAGCTTATAAAATGTTTGGGTCTTTAAATATAAAAAAAAATACAAAAGAATCAGGAAGGCCCTTAAAATTTTATGAAGCATCTCTATTTCAAATTCTCAATCCCAAAGCTTGGGTAGTGGCAATTACGGCAGTTAGTGTTTTTTTTCCAAAAGATGAGCATTTTGTTACAGGAATTTTTTATCTCGCATCTATTGCCCCAATTGTTTGTTTGCCCTCTATTAGTATCTGGGCATTATTTGGAAGTGGTATTCGAACCTTCGTGTCCTACCCCAGAGTGAAGCAGATCATTGAAATCGTCATGGCTTTTTTATTACTAGCTACAGGAGTCATGATTTTGATCTAA
- a CDS encoding DUF3553 domain-containing protein, with protein MFFDFDPGDYVVNPNNTDWGVGQVQSIINNIVTVNFTNAGKKTINANKIVLDKYNEKAE; from the coding sequence ATGTTTTTTGATTTTGATCCAGGTGATTATGTGGTTAACCCAAACAATACTGATTGGGGTGTAGGTCAAGTTCAGTCCATTATTAACAATATTGTGACTGTTAATTTTACTAATGCTGGTAAAAAAACCATCAATGCCAATAAAATTGTGCTAGACAAATATAATGAAAAAGCTGAGTAA
- a CDS encoding tripartite tricarboxylate transporter TctB family protein: MKIVKKIFNEFNFFIILAISWSFYFLNSTLKLEEGPESVLLIKPLFYFFVGISIFIIIESVVKNLNTKSQLFEQKKIYFLITVLLFFCGLNLFGYLISTFFFYIILSYLLGFRNKFILIPPFLALTIVYFFFHKLLKIPLPL; encoded by the coding sequence ATGAAAATTGTAAAAAAAATTTTTAACGAATTTAATTTTTTTATAATTCTTGCAATTTCCTGGTCATTTTATTTTTTAAATAGCACTTTAAAGCTCGAGGAGGGTCCAGAAAGTGTATTGCTAATCAAGCCCCTTTTTTATTTTTTTGTAGGTATATCTATTTTTATTATAATTGAGAGTGTTGTCAAAAACTTAAATACCAAAAGTCAACTATTTGAGCAGAAAAAAATATACTTTCTGATAACTGTATTACTATTTTTCTGTGGCCTAAATTTATTTGGATATTTAATTTCAACTTTTTTTTTCTATATTATTCTAAGTTACTTATTGGGATTTAGAAATAAATTCATTTTAATTCCCCCATTTCTTGCACTGACAATTGTTTATTTTTTTTTTCATAAGCTTTTAAAAATACCTTTGCCATTATGA
- a CDS encoding phytanoyl-CoA dioxygenase family protein, whose translation MTSSNDNLNSKISDVTDISKPWDKNNQAWWDWYVSLADNDVKEDEIINADPLPDIAIPSDDEVVSELAEPYHLADDQINFFKKNGFIKLKKVFSPGAVLKLRAELINLLKEEFKVDPDKEAHDRFLSLEMIWPDNPILRAYVLSPRLGQISADLLEVPAVRLYHDNVLAKQAGCGRTPWHFDDHHFPLDTNDVVTAWAPAQPIPLEMGPLSFAYPLDVHELVNAVTFEKTGTGYDRGVSDIFSKNNVSVNETPFELGEVSFHHNLNFHTASRNRTNRSRVALANTYYRDGARVVNAPTMVSGDWQKFMPNVKPGDVAASPLNPICWPVKDKS comes from the coding sequence ATGACAAGCTCTAATGACAATCTAAATTCTAAAATATCTGATGTTACCGATATCAGCAAACCATGGGATAAGAACAATCAGGCCTGGTGGGACTGGTATGTTAGTCTTGCAGATAACGATGTTAAAGAAGATGAAATCATTAATGCCGATCCCTTACCAGATATTGCAATACCCAGTGATGATGAAGTTGTCTCAGAATTAGCTGAGCCCTACCATTTAGCTGATGACCAAATTAATTTTTTTAAAAAAAATGGTTTCATAAAACTTAAGAAGGTTTTCTCACCCGGGGCCGTGCTAAAACTTCGAGCTGAGTTAATTAATTTATTAAAAGAAGAGTTTAAGGTTGATCCAGATAAAGAAGCGCATGACCGTTTCCTTAGTCTTGAAATGATTTGGCCTGACAACCCAATCCTTCGTGCTTACGTACTATCACCGCGTCTAGGGCAAATTTCAGCAGATCTCCTTGAAGTACCAGCTGTTAGACTTTATCATGACAATGTACTAGCTAAACAAGCTGGTTGTGGTCGTACCCCATGGCACTTTGACGATCATCATTTTCCGCTAGATACTAATGACGTAGTTACCGCTTGGGCGCCAGCACAGCCAATTCCTCTTGAGATGGGACCACTCTCTTTTGCCTATCCACTTGATGTCCACGAATTAGTTAACGCTGTTACGTTTGAAAAGACTGGTACTGGATATGACCGTGGGGTCTCAGATATATTTTCAAAAAATAATGTAAGTGTGAATGAAACCCCATTTGAACTGGGCGAAGTTAGCTTTCACCATAATTTAAATTTTCATACCGCTTCACGCAACCGTACTAATCGTAGCCGAGTGGCTCTAGCCAATACCTATTACCGAGATGGAGCGAGAGTAGTTAATGCACCTACGATGGTCTCTGGTGACTGGCAGAAATTTATGCCCAATGTCAAACCTGGAGACGTAGCCGCTAGTCCACTAAATCCAATTTGTTGGCCAGTTAAAGACAAATCATGA
- a CDS encoding glutaredoxin domain-containing protein, giving the protein MKEEVVKVYWQPGCSSCLKTKEFLMDNGVPFKSVNVLEDKTGFKDLERFGVKMVPIVAKGDAWANGAVFRDVAKVAGFDYKAHKMLEPKIMVDKIIKINEAAFRYLEQIPNEKLDTLLPGRPRSYRQLVYHIFNIQDVFLRRVEDNALYTYESLLSILPKEMKTKKDLADYGSKVRKNFLEWWHRDGVTTDFKQPGKVYYGEVILHEVLERTAWHSGQHTRQVLLMLKEKLNLVPNEPIEDVVFQGLPMPKNIWDNERSFSEGSYSGQALSSVEDFKNL; this is encoded by the coding sequence ATGAAAGAAGAAGTTGTAAAAGTATATTGGCAACCAGGTTGCTCCAGCTGCCTCAAGACTAAAGAATTTCTTATGGACAATGGAGTTCCATTTAAATCTGTAAATGTACTAGAGGACAAAACAGGCTTCAAAGACTTAGAAAGATTTGGGGTTAAAATGGTTCCTATTGTCGCCAAAGGAGATGCTTGGGCAAACGGAGCTGTATTCAGGGATGTCGCCAAAGTTGCAGGCTTTGATTATAAAGCACATAAAATGCTTGAGCCAAAAATCATGGTGGATAAGATAATCAAAATTAATGAAGCCGCCTTTAGATATTTGGAACAAATACCTAATGAAAAACTTGACACTTTGCTTCCTGGTCGTCCAAGATCTTATAGGCAATTAGTTTATCATATTTTTAATATCCAAGATGTGTTTTTAAGAAGAGTAGAAGATAATGCACTTTATACTTATGAATCTTTGTTATCAATTTTACCTAAGGAAATGAAAACCAAAAAAGATTTAGCCGATTATGGAAGCAAAGTTAGAAAAAATTTTTTAGAATGGTGGCACAGAGATGGAGTAACAACTGACTTTAAGCAGCCAGGAAAAGTTTATTATGGAGAGGTAATTTTACATGAAGTTTTGGAAAGAACAGCCTGGCATAGTGGGCAGCATACTAGGCAAGTACTTTTAATGCTAAAAGAGAAATTAAATTTAGTACCAAACGAGCCAATTGAGGATGTAGTATTTCAAGGCCTACCTATGCCAAAAAATATATGGGATAACGAAAGGTCTTTTTCAGAAGGCTCTTATTCAGGCCAGGCTTTATCTAGCGTTGAAGATTTTAAAAATTTATAA
- a CDS encoding lyase family protein, which produces MKKIPIEKIKEIFSKKNILSSYLLVEKEMALAQSELKIIPKKSAIEISKKCNIKYFNLKFFEKDLKKTKAPIVSLVNFIVKLCSEESKKYVHYGATTQNITQAGSALLMRKSHIQAMYRMSDCLKTLSKLSFKFSNQPMIARTNGQHGMPMTFGFKISEWTEEILRFEERFEEIEKRLFILVFGGAVGAMHSFKNKGESLYKNLADRLNLQRVEVPSRVIIDNIAEYTFLCSHLAAALSNIGRELNFYMRDEIQEISENLPEGTVGSSTMPQKINPKYVYTFVALAEDLASYTSRGNAMMSIQNEGDLAMNQFQKQTIQEIFPKLNILLEEFNNLLNVIRINRKKMNDNLEITKGLINSENIVMSIAPILGKQKAYKILHEIVDEVRLKNKNYQEALNSNKDIKKILSRKKIIELTDSKKNIGNSRKVSLKMSKIAEHRSSKLCSRLNKINQVTK; this is translated from the coding sequence ATGAAAAAAATCCCAATTGAAAAAATTAAAGAAATTTTTTCCAAAAAAAATATACTTTCTAGTTATCTGCTTGTCGAAAAAGAAATGGCTCTTGCACAGAGTGAATTAAAAATAATTCCAAAAAAATCAGCTATAGAAATTAGCAAAAAATGTAACATCAAATATTTTAATTTAAAATTTTTTGAAAAAGATTTAAAGAAAACTAAGGCCCCAATAGTTTCTTTAGTAAATTTTATAGTGAAATTGTGCTCAGAAGAATCTAAGAAATATGTTCATTATGGAGCAACAACACAGAATATTACGCAAGCTGGATCAGCTCTTCTGATGAGAAAATCTCATATTCAAGCAATGTATAGAATGTCAGATTGTTTAAAGACTTTATCTAAGTTATCTTTCAAGTTTTCTAATCAACCAATGATCGCAAGAACTAATGGACAGCATGGCATGCCTATGACCTTCGGTTTTAAAATATCTGAATGGACGGAAGAAATTTTAAGATTTGAAGAAAGATTTGAAGAAATTGAAAAAAGATTATTTATACTTGTATTTGGTGGGGCAGTAGGAGCAATGCATTCGTTCAAAAATAAAGGAGAATCTCTTTATAAAAATCTAGCTGATCGGCTAAACTTACAAAGAGTTGAGGTTCCGTCTAGAGTAATTATAGACAACATAGCAGAATATACATTTTTATGCAGCCATCTGGCTGCTGCTTTATCAAATATTGGACGTGAATTAAATTTTTATATGCGAGATGAAATTCAGGAAATTTCTGAAAATTTACCCGAAGGTACAGTCGGTAGCTCTACCATGCCACAAAAAATTAACCCAAAATATGTTTATACCTTCGTGGCTTTAGCAGAAGATTTGGCTAGCTACACCTCAAGAGGTAATGCAATGATGTCTATTCAGAATGAGGGTGATTTAGCAATGAATCAGTTTCAAAAACAAACAATTCAAGAAATTTTTCCAAAATTAAACATTTTATTAGAAGAATTTAATAACTTGCTAAATGTAATTAGAATAAATCGAAAAAAAATGAATGACAATTTAGAAATTACCAAAGGTTTAATTAATTCTGAAAATATTGTCATGTCTATCGCCCCTATCTTAGGTAAGCAAAAAGCTTATAAAATTTTACACGAAATTGTAGATGAAGTTAGACTTAAAAATAAGAATTATCAAGAAGCTTTAAACTCCAACAAGGATATAAAAAAAATTCTATCTAGAAAAAAAATAATTGAATTAACGGACTCTAAAAAAAATATAGGTAATAGTAGAAAAGTCTCATTAAAAATGTCAAAAATAGCAGAACATAGGTCTTCTAAATTATGTTCTAGATTAAATAAAATTAATCAAGTTACGAAGTAA